A genomic segment from Actinomadura hallensis encodes:
- a CDS encoding DUF4262 domain-containing protein has product MSGGRPACACVMCRDYGDRDRLDNFQLRTIVHVAQYGWSVVLVHADDARPGWAYTVGLWHSHRTPELAMFGGDVYETEEILNRLGRDAAERRAPADGELREGVVRGRAAAFRSIDPRWYDALFPGATAFYRRPPLPMLQVVWPDPENLFPWQPGTDLRFRHSQPWLWLNPAQHSAGVWTRRL; this is encoded by the coding sequence ATGTCCGGCGGCCGTCCAGCGTGCGCGTGCGTGATGTGCCGCGACTACGGCGACCGGGACCGGCTGGACAACTTCCAGCTCCGCACCATCGTGCACGTCGCGCAGTACGGGTGGAGCGTGGTCCTCGTCCACGCCGACGACGCCCGCCCCGGTTGGGCGTACACGGTGGGCCTGTGGCACAGCCACCGCACTCCCGAGCTGGCGATGTTCGGCGGGGACGTCTACGAGACCGAGGAGATCCTCAACCGGCTCGGCCGGGACGCCGCCGAGCGGCGCGCCCCCGCGGACGGCGAGCTCCGCGAGGGGGTCGTCCGGGGGCGGGCCGCCGCGTTCCGGTCGATCGACCCGCGCTGGTACGACGCCCTGTTCCCCGGCGCCACGGCGTTCTACCGCCGGCCGCCGCTGCCGATGCTGCAGGTCGTCTGGCCCGACCCGGAGAACCTGTTCCCCTGGCAGCCCGGCACCGACCTGCGGTTCCGCCACTCCCAGCCGTGGCTGTGGCTGAACCCCGCGCAGCACTCCGCAGGGGTGTGGACACGCCGGCTCTGA
- a CDS encoding SAM-dependent methyltransferase produces the protein MADRAPVDPASVNADVPHAARIWNYWMGGKDNYESDRAAGAAVAEVYPQIVTMARQSRRFLIRAVRYLAAECGIRQFIDVGTGLPTMQNTHQVAQGVAPESRVVYVDNDPLVLVHARALLGSATQEGVTTYVHADYHDPDRIVEEAGKVLDLREPTAVMFMGVLGYEPDLAVVRAIVGRMMDAVGPGSHLVLWDGTDTGSEVVEGAEKLVESGGVPYILRSPEQLLRCFEGLELVEPGMVPITEWRPDGDTVEIDAYGAVGRKP, from the coding sequence ATGGCCGACCGCGCCCCAGTCGACCCCGCCTCCGTCAACGCCGACGTCCCGCACGCGGCCCGGATCTGGAACTACTGGATGGGCGGCAAGGACAACTACGAGTCCGACCGCGCCGCGGGCGCCGCGGTGGCCGAGGTGTATCCGCAGATCGTCACGATGGCCAGGCAGTCCCGGCGGTTCCTCATCCGGGCGGTGCGGTATCTGGCGGCCGAGTGCGGCATCCGGCAGTTCATCGACGTCGGGACGGGGCTGCCCACGATGCAGAACACCCACCAGGTCGCGCAGGGCGTCGCGCCGGAGAGCCGGGTCGTGTACGTCGACAACGACCCGCTGGTCCTGGTGCACGCCCGCGCGCTGCTCGGCAGCGCGACCCAGGAGGGCGTGACGACCTACGTCCACGCCGACTACCACGACCCGGACCGGATCGTGGAGGAGGCCGGGAAGGTGCTGGACCTGCGGGAGCCGACGGCGGTCATGTTCATGGGCGTCCTCGGCTACGAGCCCGACCTGGCCGTGGTGCGCGCCATCGTCGGCCGGATGATGGACGCGGTGGGGCCCGGCAGCCACCTGGTGCTGTGGGACGGCACCGACACCGGCTCGGAGGTCGTCGAGGGCGCGGAGAAGCTGGTCGAGAGCGGCGGCGTCCCGTACATCCTGCGCAGCCCCGAGCAACTGCTCCGCTGCTTCGAGGGCCTCGAACTGGTCGAGCCCGGCATGGTGCCC